A genomic stretch from Benincasa hispida cultivar B227 unplaced genomic scaffold, ASM972705v1 Contig727, whole genome shotgun sequence includes:
- the LOC120069977 gene encoding salicylate carboxymethyltransferase-like isoform X1, whose amino-acid sequence MEVSKILHMNSGVGEKSYAKNSLLQRKAISIAWPIIKEAIEDLCSTLNIPTTLTIADLGCSSGPNTLMIVSKLIKQIELFHKDHNKPFQYQIFLNDLPTNDFNVIFRSLSNFLGDLKTEIGADFGDCFFNGVPGSFYGRLFPKNTLHFVHSSYSLQWLSQVPKRMEIMNKGNIFIDSTSPKDVIEGYYRQFQKDFSLFLKCRGEEVIAGGRMVLTILGRRDEYPSNNDYCHAFTLLNMALNNMVDEGIVEEEKVHRFNIPNFMPCPEEVRAEVLEEGSFIINELGVSRIDWDFYNTEFDGSNVYVDSSYNIAKCIRSVTESLMIPHFGEAIVEEVFQRYRKIVRNEMSKKKIEFTNLTISLTKI is encoded by the exons ATGGAGGTTTCAAAAATACTTCATATGAATTCAGGAGTTGGAGAAAAAAGCTATGCCAAAAACTCCTTACTTCAG CGAAAGGCAATATCCATAGCGTGGCCAATCATAAAGGAAGCCATCGAAGACTTGTGCAGTACTCTGAACATTCCAACCACTTTAACAATAGCAGACTTGGGATGTTCTTCAGGACCAAATACCCTTATGATTGTCTCCAAATTAATCAAACAAATTGAACTATTTCACAAAGACCATAATAAACCATTCCAATATCAAATCTTCCTCAACGATCTCCCTACGAATGATTTCAATGTCATTTTTAGATCATTGTCAAATTTTTTGGGAGATTTGAAGACCGAAATTGGAGCTGATTTTGGAGATTGTTTCTTCAATGGGGTGCCAGGTTCTTTTTATGGCAGGCTTTTCCCCAAAAACACCTTGCATTTTGTTCATTCTTCTTACAGTCTTCAGTGGCTTTCTCag GTTCCTAAAAGAATGGAGATAATGAATAAAGGGAATATATTCATAGACAGTACAAGTCCAAAGGATGTGATTGAAGGATATTATAGGCAATTTCAAAAggatttttcactttttttaaaGTGTCGTGGAGAAGAAGTAATAGCTGGTGGACGCATGGTTCTTACAATACtaggaagaagagatgaatATCCATCAAACAATGACTATTGTCATGCTTTTACACTTTTGAATATGGCTCTCAATAACATGGTTGATGAG GGGATTGTGGAAGAGGAGAAAGTTCATAGGTTCAATATCCCAAACTTCATGCCATGTCCAGAGGAAGTCAGAGCAGAGGTTTTAGAAGAAGGAAGTTTCATCATCAATGAACTTGGAGTCTCAAGAATTGATTGGGATTTCTACAATACTGAATTTGATGGATCAAACGTGTATGTTGATAGCAGTTATAATATTGCAAAATGCATTAGATCTGTGACTGAATCACTTATGATTCCTCATTTTGGAGAAGCCATTGTGGAAGAAGTATTTCAAAGGTATAGAAAAATTGTTAGGAATGAGATGTCCAAGAAAAAGATTGAATTTACAAACCTCACTATTTCCCTtactaaaatataa
- the LOC120069977 gene encoding salicylate carboxymethyltransferase-like isoform X2, whose product MEVSKILHMNSGVGEKSYAKNSLLQAISIAWPIIKEAIEDLCSTLNIPTTLTIADLGCSSGPNTLMIVSKLIKQIELFHKDHNKPFQYQIFLNDLPTNDFNVIFRSLSNFLGDLKTEIGADFGDCFFNGVPGSFYGRLFPKNTLHFVHSSYSLQWLSQVPKRMEIMNKGNIFIDSTSPKDVIEGYYRQFQKDFSLFLKCRGEEVIAGGRMVLTILGRRDEYPSNNDYCHAFTLLNMALNNMVDEGIVEEEKVHRFNIPNFMPCPEEVRAEVLEEGSFIINELGVSRIDWDFYNTEFDGSNVYVDSSYNIAKCIRSVTESLMIPHFGEAIVEEVFQRYRKIVRNEMSKKKIEFTNLTISLTKI is encoded by the exons ATGGAGGTTTCAAAAATACTTCATATGAATTCAGGAGTTGGAGAAAAAAGCTATGCCAAAAACTCCTTACTTCAG GCAATATCCATAGCGTGGCCAATCATAAAGGAAGCCATCGAAGACTTGTGCAGTACTCTGAACATTCCAACCACTTTAACAATAGCAGACTTGGGATGTTCTTCAGGACCAAATACCCTTATGATTGTCTCCAAATTAATCAAACAAATTGAACTATTTCACAAAGACCATAATAAACCATTCCAATATCAAATCTTCCTCAACGATCTCCCTACGAATGATTTCAATGTCATTTTTAGATCATTGTCAAATTTTTTGGGAGATTTGAAGACCGAAATTGGAGCTGATTTTGGAGATTGTTTCTTCAATGGGGTGCCAGGTTCTTTTTATGGCAGGCTTTTCCCCAAAAACACCTTGCATTTTGTTCATTCTTCTTACAGTCTTCAGTGGCTTTCTCag GTTCCTAAAAGAATGGAGATAATGAATAAAGGGAATATATTCATAGACAGTACAAGTCCAAAGGATGTGATTGAAGGATATTATAGGCAATTTCAAAAggatttttcactttttttaaaGTGTCGTGGAGAAGAAGTAATAGCTGGTGGACGCATGGTTCTTACAATACtaggaagaagagatgaatATCCATCAAACAATGACTATTGTCATGCTTTTACACTTTTGAATATGGCTCTCAATAACATGGTTGATGAG GGGATTGTGGAAGAGGAGAAAGTTCATAGGTTCAATATCCCAAACTTCATGCCATGTCCAGAGGAAGTCAGAGCAGAGGTTTTAGAAGAAGGAAGTTTCATCATCAATGAACTTGGAGTCTCAAGAATTGATTGGGATTTCTACAATACTGAATTTGATGGATCAAACGTGTATGTTGATAGCAGTTATAATATTGCAAAATGCATTAGATCTGTGACTGAATCACTTATGATTCCTCATTTTGGAGAAGCCATTGTGGAAGAAGTATTTCAAAGGTATAGAAAAATTGTTAGGAATGAGATGTCCAAGAAAAAGATTGAATTTACAAACCTCACTATTTCCCTtactaaaatataa